TCGCCTTCGACCATGTCGCGCATGTCAGAAAGGCCATTGCGGAATTGCAGGGTGCGCTCAATGCCCATGCCAAAAGCGAAACCCTGGTACTCCTCTGGGTCTACGCCAACTGAACGCAAAACGTTTGGGTTGACCATGCCGCAGCCGCCCCACTCGATCCAGCCTGCGCCGCCCTTCTTGTTTGGGAACCACACGTCCACCTCAGCGGATGGCTCGGTGAATGGGAAGTAGTTGGTGCGCATGCGGGTCTTGGTGTCAGGACCGAACAGCTGACGCGCCAAGTGATCCAGGGTGCCCAGCAGGTTTGCCATGGTCAGGCCCTTATCGATGGCCAGACCCTCAATCTGGTGGAACACCGGGGTGTGGGTTGCGTCCAGCTCATCGGTGCGGAATACGCGGCCTGGGCAGACGATGTATACAGGAACATTGCGGCCCAGCATGGTACGAACCTGCACTGGTGAGGTGTGGGTGCGCAGAATCTGCTTGGAGCCTTCTTCACCAACGTAGAACGTGTCCTGCAAGGTACGTGCGGGGTGGTCCGGCTTGAAGTTCAGCGCGTCGAAGTTGAAGTATTCTGCTTCCACCTCTGGGCCTTCGGCAACTTCCCAACCCATGCCGATGAAGATATCGGCGATGCGCTCGTTCAGCGCGGTGATTGGGTGCAGCGCACCGGTCTGCTGGCGGGTGGTCGCGACAGTAACGTCGACGGTTTCGGCAGCGAGCTGCTCAGCACGAGCCTTTTCTTCCAGAACCTGGTTGACTTCCGCGAAGTGCTTTTCCGCCTTTCCGCGCGCCATGTTGACCATGCGGCCGGCATCCTTGCGCTCATTTTTAGGCAAGGTTCCAAGTGACTGGCGTGCCTGGGATATAAAGCTCTTGTCTCCCAGATGCCCACGGCGAGCTTCTTGCAGCTCCTCGAGGGTGGTCGCCGCATCAAATGCTGCAACGGCCTCATTGGCTGCAGCTTCTAATGATGCCTCGTTAATTTCTATCTCTGGGGTAGCAGACACGTGTCCTTCAACCTCTTTAACTTGGACGAAAACTTCAGTTTGATAACGCAACCATCCTACAGTCTCGCCCCACCAAGCACGCAGCTAACCCCACCAAAGAGTGAGACGGACTGCCATCGGATTTCCCAACGCTCAGTCCGTCTCACTCTCCGGTCACAATCAATGGGAATCTAGCGGTTCTGCGCCTTCGCGGATTCGTACAAGCAAATGCTCGCCGCGGTGGCCAGATTCAAAGACTCGGCACGACCTCGCAGCGGAATGCCGACGCGGATATCAGCGGCATTGAGAAGCTCTTTGCTCAAACCATGCGCCTCATTGCCAAACAACCATGCCGTTGGCTTGGACAAGTCCACCTCATCGAGTGTTGCATCACCCTGCGGTGCGGTGGCAAGAATCTGCAGGTTAGAAGAGCGCAGCTTACCCAGCACGTCTTTGATGTTGGTATCGCGTGCGGTTGGGATGTGGAATAGCGAGCCCGCCGATGCCCTCGCAACCTTCGACCCCAATGGATCCACGGTTTCACCGGCGAAGATGACGCCATCCGCGCCCATGGCGTCTGAGGTGCGAATCAAGGTACCAGCGTTGCCTGGCTCGGAGGTCTCCACCGGAACTGATACCAGTTGCGGCTTGCCGTTGAGAATCTTGCCCGGGGTCCACAACACAGGAGTACACAAGGCAAAGATACCCGTGGTGGTTTGGGTATCAGACAGGGACTTCACTGCCCTATCGGTGATTGGATGAACATAGACGTCCATGTAGCCCGCCGCTGTGACGATATCCGCGAATTTCTCCGCGGCACGCTCAGTAACAAACACATCCGTGGCCGCACCGGTAGACACCGCCGCATCTACGGAATTGTCACCTTCGACGATGAAAGCATTCGCCTTCTTGCGCGCTGAGGAGCGGTGCAGCTTTGCCGCGTTAACAATGCGCGGGGTGCGTTCGGTAAATGCTTGTTCAAAATCCAATGCCATGCCGTTTAATCTACCAACCACTGATGCCTTATAAGCATTCGCGCAAAAACCTCTTCCCCACCAATCAACTCACCATCAACTACCGGGGTATGACAAAGCCCGCTGTAGCCGAAGCACACAGCGGGCAAATACAAGAATCAAGCAGGCTAACGAGGACTAGGTCAGCGGTACGCCATCAGCGTCCACACCGTATTCACCGCTGCGCAACAGAACGCGAACAAAGTCAACAAATGCCCAGATCGCAACGGCGCCAAGCAAGACGAAGCCAACCAAGAAAATAGCGGTCAAATAACCAACCAGGGTCATTACCAGCTGAGTGACCGCGCGATTGCGGTAACCGAGGTAGAAATTGTGCGCGCCCCAAGTGCCAAGGAACGCCGTGAGCAACACCGTGGCAACCCAAGACTTGGGTTGGCCGGGATTGCGAATCAGTCCTGACTGCTGGGCATAAGGCGCCGGTGCACCCGCCATGGGCTGCTGCTGAAACGGGTCATAAGCCTGTTGCCCGCCCTGCCCGCGCGGGTCTGCAAGCTGCTGTCGTGGGTTTGGCTGCGGACTATTCAACGACTCCTGGTACTCGGCATAAGACTGCGGCCGCGGCGTTTGCTCATCATTTGAGTAGTCGTCGCGTCCTTGGTCGAATGAATTATAAGGATTCGTCATGCAAACTCGCTCTCAAAAGATATTTCAGGTTCTAGCCGGTGCTGCCCAGCTTAGGTCGCACGGGGACTAACCACCACTGAGAAAACACTTGTTTATCGAAACATTATGAAAGCCCAAGCTCTTCGTAATCTGAGATTCAGATGAAGAGCTTGGGCTTTCAAGTAGCCGTATGTTTAAGGCTTAGACTTAGGCAGCCTTAGGAGCGTTAACGTCCTCTGGCAGTGCAGCCTTTGCAGCCTCGCACAGTGCGGAGAATGTCTCGAAATCATTGACAGCAATCTCAGCAAGGATCTTGCGGTCCACCTCGATCTCAGCCAGGCGCAGGCCGTGGATGAGACGGTTGTAGGTGATGTCGTTCATGCGAGCTGCAGCGTTGATACGCTGGATCCACAGCTTGCGGAACTCAGACTTACGCGCGCGACGATCGCGGTAAGCGTAGGTCATGGAGTGCAACCACTGTTCCTTAGCCTTACGGTACAGGCGGGAACGCTGGCCGCGGTAGCCCTTAGCGGACTTCAAAATCGCGCGACGCTTCTTCTTGGCGTTGACTGAGCGCTTTACTCGTGCCACGGTGTTACTTCCTTAACTATCTTTGACGAACTATTTGTGGGTGATTAGGCGCTAATTACGCGCGGCCAAGCAGGCGCTTGATGCGCTTGGTGTCTGCCTGAGCAACTTCTTCGGTGCCCTTCAGACGACGGGTGCGCTTGGAGGTCTTACCTTCCAACAGGTGGCGACGGCCAGCCTGCTCACGGCGCAGCTTGCCGGAACCAGTCACCTTGATACGCTTTGCGGTGCCCTTGTGGGTCTTCTGCTTCATGAGATTCCTAAATCCTTGACGAGTCGATAACGCGGTGCAGCGCACCCCAACAGGAGCGCACGGTACAACCGTCGAATTGAACTTTTCGGGCTACTTCTTACCCTTGCGGTTTGGACCCAAGAGCATGGTCATATTACGACCATCCTGCTTAGGGCGGGACTCCACGATGCCGAATTCTTCGACATCTGTAGCCAGACGCTCCAGCAGACGGTAACCAAGTTCAGGACGTGATTGCTCACGGCCACGGAACATGATGGTTACCTTTACCTTGGAACCCTTTTCCAGGAAGCGAACAACGTTTGCCTTTTTGGTCTCATAATCGTGATCATCGATCTTAGGACGGAACTTTTGTTCCTTAACCACAGTCTGTTGCTGGTTCTTACGAGATTCGCGGGCCTTTTGAGCCTGCTCGTATTTGAATTTGCCGTAGTCCATGATCTTGGCTACAGGCGGCTTAGCGTTAGGGGCAACCTCGACCAGATCCAGATCTGCCTCAAAAGCGAGCTTTCGTGCGTCGTCAGTATGTACGATGCCTACTTGTTCGCCTCCGGGACCGACCAGACGTACTTCTGGTACTCGGATGCGCTCATTAATGCGAGCTTCAGAGCTGATTGTGTGTCTCCTAAGTGAGAAGGGATAGATTGTTCACCTACCAGCCACAAACGGAAAATCCCGCCTGCCTGATATTTAAACCAGTGCAGCCGGGAGCTCTCAAAAGTTGCCAAGCAAACTCACCTTCGAATCCAAAGGCTGGTCTAGCTTGGTTACCTTTTTACCTGTATCCTGCACAAGTTTCCTTGTACGGAATGAGGTGGGAGATGCTCCGCTTGCGACCCGATGCTCCTGAAAATGGCGCTACGGGCGGTAGTGCAGATAACTTTAACACCACCTTATCCAACATCCAAATCGCAACACCCCAAGTCACTGTTGGTTATTCTTCGTCTTCCTTGGAAGACTCCCGCGAAGGTTCTTCGGTGGATTCTGCGGACTCTTCCTCCGTTGGCTCTTCCGATTCGATTTCGGCGGATGCTTCAGAGACCGAAGCTTCTTCCGTGGATTCTTCTTCAGTAGGTGTGTGAGAGGTTGAGGTGGCGAAGCAGTCATCGACTGGCTTGAGCTCGCCGGTCTCTAATGCTTTGTCAATCAGCGTTTCTAGGCGGCTAGCAATCTCATCGAGCGCGGCGGCGGAGACGTCTTCTACTGAGTCATACTCGGTGTCATCCAAGAAAGCCATGTCATCATCCCAGGTCATCCACGAGGTAGAGATGGCTATACCAACTTCCCCACCGTCAACAGGCATCACGCCCATCTGCCGGGAGGTGTACTCACCATCGGAGTCATCCAAGCCCCAGCCACCCTTGGAGTGCACGTCACCGAGGCCCGATAAGCCCCACTTTTGCCACTCCACGATATCTTGCATGGCGTCATAGACATATTCAGATTCAGGGACGCAGCCCAGACGGGAGGCAAAGCGCGCCTGGGCTTTGCCTTTCCAGGTGGACATGCCAAAGGCTTGGTCCATTTCGACATCGGATTCAAAATCATTGAGCAACTTTTCGATGCTCTCAATCGCGCTGCCCTCAGTCCATTCGACCTGCTGCCACAAAGCATAGGCAGCATCATTGTCTGACTCTTTAATGGCGGCGTCCACGAGGGACTCGTCCGCGCCGTCACGCAAGGCAGCGATGGCGATGGGAACCTTGATGGTTGACCAGGCGGGCTCAGCCCCCTCGCCACCAGCCAGGTGTTCATCGGTATCACCGACTACCGCCAGCGATACGGTCGCGCCATATTTGTCCTCGACATCGGAGACAATCTGCTCCATGGCGGCCGCGAGGTTTTCATCCTCGAGAATCTCAACGTCTTTTTCTTGCACAAAACCTGGGGCTGCAGAAGACGTGGTGGCAGTCGGCGCACCTGGCCCGCCCGGCATCGCACAGCCGGTGAGCAACGCGATGGAAGCAGAAAGCGCCACCGTCAGTGAGGCTCCCCGGGACATAGCCTTCCCGCGGGCAGTCCTTCTCTTCGCACGTGGCGAGTTCTGATGTGAAGTCACGTCAAGAAACACTAGCCCAGGAAATTACCTGGGCCGCAACTAGCTCTCCAGAACTGGCTTGAGGAACTGGCCCGTGTAGGAGCCTTGCACTGCAGCGACATCCTCAGGTGTGCCTTCAGCCACTACGGTGCCGCCGCCGTTTCCGCCTTCCGGCCCCATGTCCACAATCCAGTCGGCTGCCTTGATGACATCCAG
This region of Corynebacterium casei LMG S-19264 genomic DNA includes:
- a CDS encoding serine hydrolase; translation: MTSHQNSPRAKRRTARGKAMSRGASLTVALSASIALLTGCAMPGGPGAPTATTSSAAPGFVQEKDVEILEDENLAAAMEQIVSDVEDKYGATVSLAVVGDTDEHLAGGEGAEPAWSTIKVPIAIAALRDGADESLVDAAIKESDNDAAYALWQQVEWTEGSAIESIEKLLNDFESDVEMDQAFGMSTWKGKAQARFASRLGCVPESEYVYDAMQDIVEWQKWGLSGLGDVHSKGGWGLDDSDGEYTSRQMGVMPVDGGEVGIAISTSWMTWDDDMAFLDDTEYDSVEDVSAAALDEIASRLETLIDKALETGELKPVDDCFATSTSHTPTEEESTEEASVSEASAEIESEEPTEEESAESTEEPSRESSKEDEE
- the pheS gene encoding phenylalanine--tRNA ligase subunit alpha; translated protein: MSATPEIEINEASLEAAANEAVAAFDAATTLEELQEARRGHLGDKSFISQARQSLGTLPKNERKDAGRMVNMARGKAEKHFAEVNQVLEEKARAEQLAAETVDVTVATTRQQTGALHPITALNERIADIFIGMGWEVAEGPEVEAEYFNFDALNFKPDHPARTLQDTFYVGEEGSKQILRTHTSPVQVRTMLGRNVPVYIVCPGRVFRTDELDATHTPVFHQIEGLAIDKGLTMANLLGTLDHLARQLFGPDTKTRMRTNYFPFTEPSAEVDVWFPNKKGGAGWIEWGGCGMVNPNVLRSVGVDPEEYQGFAFGMGIERTLQFRNGLSDMRDMVEGDVRFTLPFGVQA
- the infC gene encoding translation initiation factor IF-3: MYPFSLRRHTISSEARINERIRVPEVRLVGPGGEQVGIVHTDDARKLAFEADLDLVEVAPNAKPPVAKIMDYGKFKYEQAQKARESRKNQQQTVVKEQKFRPKIDDHDYETKKANVVRFLEKGSKVKVTIMFRGREQSRPELGYRLLERLATDVEEFGIVESRPKQDGRNMTMLLGPNRKGKK
- the rpmI gene encoding 50S ribosomal protein L35; the encoded protein is MKQKTHKGTAKRIKVTGSGKLRREQAGRRHLLEGKTSKRTRRLKGTEEVAQADTKRIKRLLGRA
- a CDS encoding TrmH family RNA methyltransferase — its product is MALDFEQAFTERTPRIVNAAKLHRSSARKKANAFIVEGDNSVDAAVSTGAATDVFVTERAAEKFADIVTAAGYMDVYVHPITDRAVKSLSDTQTTTGIFALCTPVLWTPGKILNGKPQLVSVPVETSEPGNAGTLIRTSDAMGADGVIFAGETVDPLGSKVARASAGSLFHIPTARDTNIKDVLGKLRSSNLQILATAPQGDATLDEVDLSKPTAWLFGNEAHGLSKELLNAADIRVGIPLRGRAESLNLATAASICLYESAKAQNR
- the rplT gene encoding 50S ribosomal protein L20; translated protein: MARVKRSVNAKKKRRAILKSAKGYRGQRSRLYRKAKEQWLHSMTYAYRDRRARKSEFRKLWIQRINAAARMNDITYNRLIHGLRLAEIEVDRKILAEIAVNDFETFSALCEAAKAALPEDVNAPKAA
- a CDS encoding TM2 domain-containing protein, which produces MTNPYNSFDQGRDDYSNDEQTPRPQSYAEYQESLNSPQPNPRQQLADPRGQGGQQAYDPFQQQPMAGAPAPYAQQSGLIRNPGQPKSWVATVLLTAFLGTWGAHNFYLGYRNRAVTQLVMTLVGYLTAIFLVGFVLLGAVAIWAFVDFVRVLLRSGEYGVDADGVPLT